Proteins co-encoded in one Malus domestica chromosome 09, GDT2T_hap1 genomic window:
- the LOC103442852 gene encoding metalloendoproteinase 1-like, with amino-acid sequence MATNIICNLLGALLSFLAIHAFTVQSIQKEEGKTLGFDELRSYLGTFGYLTDSVPKNSRNFISSFEVDEVLETALKKIQKTYHLNVTGKLDSGTVDLISTPRCGVSDNFVNLNATEQRTHGVRMGSLGSHYTFFEGNRKWPPTKRNLTYKFNAGAKNPAAPYALSMACRQAFDLWAEVTNFTFQQVVPSSPADILISFQRRDHGDGSPFDGAGKVLAHAFAPTDGRLHLDADENWSFRPPSKNQYDLVWVAAHELGHVLGLQHSTLSDAIMYAYVGAGKTRRALHSDDIAGIKALYQLQP; translated from the coding sequence ATGGCCACAAATATTATTTGTAATCTATTGGGAGCGTTACTTTCCTTTCTAGCAATTCATGCTTTCACAGTTCAGTCAATTCAAAAGGAAGAGGGAAAGACACTAGGGTTCGATGAGCTTAGAAGCTACCTGGGGACCTTCGGATACCTAACCGACAGTGTTCCAAAAAACTCCAGAAATTTTATCAGCAGCTTTGAGGTTGATGAGGTTTTGGAAACTGCactgaaaaaaattcaaaaaacataTCATCTGAATGTCACAGGAAAGCTTGATTCCGGTACGGTTGATCTAATAAGCACTCCGAGGTGTGGTGTGTCTGATAATTTTGTCAACCTAAATGCAACGGAACAACGTACACATGGTGTTCGTATGGGTTCTCTGGGTTCTCATTACACATTCTTCGAAGGAAACAGGAAATGGCCACCTACAAAGCGTAATCTTACCTACAAATTCAACGCCGGAGCCAAAAATCCCGCTGCGCCATATGCATTATCGATGGCATGTCGACAAGCATTTGATCTATGGGCCGAAGTTACCAACTTTACGTTTCAACAGGTAGTGCCGAGTTCACCAGCTGACATTTTGATTAGCTTTCAACGCCGCGATCATGGAGATGGGAGCCCATTTGACGGGGCCGGTAAGGTTTTGGCGCATGCTTTTGCTCCCACGGATGGAAGGCTGCACTTGGACGCAGATGAGAATTGGAGCTTCAGGCCTCCAAGTAAGAACCAGTACGACCTGGTGTGGGTGGCTGCGCACGAATTAGGGCATGTTCTTGGACTTCAGCACAGTACATTGTCTGATGCCATTATGTACGCCTATGTTGGTGCTGGGAAGACTAGAAGGGCGTTGCACAGTGATGATATTGCAGGGATAAAAGCTTTGTACCAACTGCAGCCGTAG
- the LOC103421528 gene encoding uncharacterized protein translates to MMNGGRHQNKFAWKPNLGVKINETEVGGRFQPLSEITGVCQRCKEQIEWKRRYGKYKTLTEPAKCQRCTKRAVRQSHHKLCPACAKEQGVCASAAAVSSKSSEKTSRKWRLSRRSFKRRSKMQEKEIGGVCCVR, encoded by the exons ATGATGAACGGCGGTCGGCACCAAAACAAATTCGCATGGAAGCCCAACCTCGGCGTCAAAATCAACGAAACCGAGGTCGGAGGCCGGTTCCAGCCGCTGTCGGAAATCACGGGGGTCTGCCAACGCTGCAAGGAACAGATCGAGTGGAAGCGCCGTTACGGAAAGTACAAGACCCTGACGGAGCCCGCCAAGTGCCAACGCTGTACCAAACGCGCCGTCCGGCAGTCCCACCATAAGCTCTGCCCTGCTTGCGCCAAGGAACAAGGTGTTTGTGCAAGTGCTGCTGCCGTGTCGAGCAAATCGTCGGAAAAGACCTCGCGGAAGTGGAGGCTGAGCAGAAGAAGCTTCAAGAG GCGATCAAAAATGCAAGAGAAAGAGATAGGAGGAGTCTGTTGCGTGCG ATGA